The Amphiura filiformis chromosome 12, Afil_fr2py, whole genome shotgun sequence genome includes a region encoding these proteins:
- the LOC140166035 gene encoding LOW QUALITY PROTEIN: uncharacterized protein (The sequence of the model RefSeq protein was modified relative to this genomic sequence to represent the inferred CDS: inserted 1 base in 1 codon; deleted 2 bases in 1 codon) → MSPFQPNVTTPYRSSSSISSHGNKGSSPRPLGKPASDLSMYYDKNFFFPPTASPRSRNYGNRMMRGETGGKRGQQRCRPATTIPRITELNKYDNNSPVDRRSWPQIGGIKDGWQHGASQSNSTSYRERVSSQLSTHTVSDQRQKVGICKHDSGRPQTHNIASLPSFKTQQKKSQPRREQPPCRSHSEQAMYKLPTVSKITKSAHQPAGVLQFASNGLSVRHSTYRSLANNPNLKVEAKHGKVKISRRRPKSLPSKFQDMQQLKSPREVTVTLTGWQGRSRSPTFTTLAQAKEHLDAALSRKLWEIRRHVDGQRARENSAVFSEVSASSSYPDIAHPEHWYERMLREHSDEDLAAIETLCIANHDDEQPDSLEPMNVEKXKPPVDFRFDKNYLKAHINDWNVLALMQEEERKRTEKEVRESKRNAGRPPVIDKIRTKTMKPIKTVETPKALRKTRSVALPKPEPVKGEPVVEHELPVDELPNLDQTQDLQLNTTNDDSNVTIPTDHLVAKYLAYREPAKTEEKPKEDEPNNDKEPVDETKEEPVEEKKLTEKEKFLLMRQRMEERKAEKHKKKEQFGDYVRLGMNVKKGAKNFLGNLMSSRLEKMTTYKSRDDGGESEEDNDDTSDEDDEN, encoded by the exons ATGTCACCATTCCAACCAAATGTGACGACGCCATATCGCAGCTCCTCTTCCATCAGTAGCCATGGAAACAAAGGAAGCAGTCCCAGGCCTTTAGGAAAACCTGCATCCGATCTATCTATGTATTATGACAAGAATTTCTTTTTCCCGCCGACCGCGTCTCCGAGGTCCCGTAACTATGGCAACAGGATGATGAGAGGAGAAACTGGAGGCAAGAGGGGACAACAAAGATGTAGACCTGCAACTACAATTCCTAGGATAACTGAACTCAACAAGTACGATAACAACAGTCCTGTGGACAGAAG AAGCTGGCCGCAAATTGGCGGTATAAAAGATGGCTGGCAACATGGCGCATCTCAATCCAACTCGACGAGCTACCGTGAACGTGTATCATCTCAACTCTCCACGCACACTGTCAGCGATCAGAGACAGAAAGTGGGCATCTGTAAGCACGACAGCGGCAGACCACAAACCCACAACATTGCTAGCTTGCCATCATTTAAGACGCAGCAGAAAAAAAGTCAGCCCAGAAGAGAACAACCACCATGTCGTTCTCATAGCGAGCAGGCAATGTATAAGTTGCCAACTgtgtcaaaaataacaaaatcggCTCATCAGCCAGCTGGAGTATTGCAGTTTGCTAGTAATGGGTTGTCTGTACGTCATTCAACATACCGAAGTTTAGCGAATAATCCTAATCTCAAAGTGGAAGCTAAACACGGTAAAGTCAAGATTTCGCGTCGAAGACCCAAATCACTGCCGTCAAAATTTCAAGATATGCAACAGCTCAAGTCACCGCGTGAAGTGACAGTAACTCTAACAGGTTGGCAAGGTCGAAGCAGATCGCCCACTTTTACAACTCTGGCACAAGCAAAAGAACATTTAGACGCCGCTTTATCAAGAAAACTGTGGGAAATACGCAGACATGTTGATGGACAGAGAGCGCGGGAAAATTCGGCAGTTTTCAGCGAAGTTTCGGCGTCATCGTCATATCCCGATATTGCTCATCCGGAGCACTGGTATGAACGCATGCTTCGAGAGCATTCTGATGAAGATTTAGCAGCAATCGAGACGTTGTGCATCGCGAATCACGATGATGAGCAGCCCGATTCGCTAGAGCCTATGAACGTAGAAA GCAAACCACCGGTTGATTTTCGTTTTGATAAGAACTATCTTAAGGCTCATATTAACGATTGGAATGTTCTGGCCCTCATGCAAGAAGAAGAACGGAAAAGAACTGAAAAGGAAGTACGTGAATCTAAACGAAACGCTGGACGGCCTCCAGTTATCGATAAAATAAGGACT AAAACTATGAAACCTATCAAAACAGTAGAAACGCCGAAAGCTCTGCGCAAAACACGTAGCGTAGCATTGCCGAAACCAGAGCCTGTGAAGGGGGAACCTGTTGTTGAACATGAGCTTCCAGTAGACGAATTGCCAAACTTAGATCAAACTCAAGACTTACAACTTAACACCACCAACGACGATTCTAACGTAACAATACCCACGGACCACTTGGTCGCCAAGTACCTGGCCTATCGAGAACCAGCAAAAACAGAAGAGAAGCCAAAAGAAGATGAACCAAACAATGACAAGGAACCAGTAGATGAAACAAAAGAGGAGCCCGTGGAAGAAAAGAAACTGACGGAAAAGGAGAAATTTTTGCTGATGAGGCAGAGAATGGAAGAGCGAAAAGCCGAGAAACACAAGAAAAAAGAACAGTTTGGTGACTATGTCCGATTGGGAATGAATGTCAAGAAAGGTGCTAAAAACTTTCTAGGAAATTTGATGTCATCTCGCTTAGAAAAAATGACGACGTATAAGTCTCGTGATGATGGTGGAGAGAGTGAGGAGGACAATGATGATACAAGTGATGAGGATGATGAGAACTGA